A genomic window from Sulfurimonas paralvinellae includes:
- a CDS encoding DEAD/DEAH box helicase: MSFEKLGVFKPLLNAIDDLGYSEPTIIQRRAIPLVLQKKDIFATAQTGTGKTAAFALPILQRLRKHQEDKGIRAVILSPTRELSIQIYEDITAYAKYMDIKTDILVGGKDLQKQRQRLKSGTEIVIATPGRLLEHIENGLNLNDVEIFVLDEADRMLDMGFTKDIRKIHPLLPKRHQTLLFSATFSDKVRKLSKLILTKPAFIETAKKNTTVDTINQIAYQVDTARKAELLAYLIGSRNFPQVLVFTRTKSSADELAEELKKDGLKCGVIHGDKTKANRLKTLTQFKEGKFKVLVATDIASRGLDIEELPYVINYELPSIPEDYVHRVGRTGRAGREGEAISLIDIYEKFDIKEIEKLIGQKIPKDVVEGFEPDPNIRRKDIDEVKLKAEHKKEAKKFVKKQAPKAVTAKSLKSAKKKRKTTKRD, encoded by the coding sequence ATGTCATTTGAAAAACTGGGTGTATTTAAACCGTTACTTAATGCCATAGACGATCTGGGTTACAGTGAACCAACAATAATACAACGAAGGGCCATCCCTTTGGTTTTACAAAAAAAAGACATTTTCGCGACAGCACAGACGGGAACGGGAAAGACAGCTGCTTTTGCTTTGCCGATATTGCAGCGTCTTCGTAAACATCAAGAAGATAAAGGTATTCGTGCTGTCATACTCTCTCCTACACGTGAGTTGTCTATACAAATCTATGAAGATATCACAGCCTATGCAAAATATATGGATATAAAGACAGATATCTTGGTCGGCGGCAAAGATCTTCAAAAACAGCGCCAGCGTCTTAAAAGCGGGACAGAGATTGTCATTGCCACGCCGGGACGATTGCTTGAACATATTGAAAATGGTTTGAATCTTAATGATGTCGAGATCTTTGTGCTTGATGAAGCAGACAGAATGCTGGATATGGGATTTACAAAAGATATTCGAAAGATTCATCCGCTGCTGCCAAAGAGACATCAGACGCTACTCTTTTCTGCAACATTTTCGGACAAAGTACGTAAACTCTCCAAACTTATTTTGACAAAGCCGGCATTTATCGAGACGGCAAAGAAGAACACAACGGTCGATACGATCAACCAGATAGCCTATCAGGTTGATACTGCACGCAAAGCGGAACTTCTTGCCTATCTCATCGGCTCACGCAACTTTCCACAGGTTTTGGTTTTTACACGAACAAAATCGAGTGCGGATGAACTTGCCGAGGAGCTGAAAAAAGACGGTCTCAAGTGTGGTGTGATCCATGGTGACAAAACAAAAGCAAATCGTCTCAAAACGCTCACGCAGTTTAAAGAGGGAAAATTCAAAGTCCTTGTAGCAACAGATATCGCCTCACGCGGACTTGACATTGAAGAGCTGCCGTATGTCATTAACTATGAACTGCCGAGCATTCCGGAAGATTATGTTCACAGAGTAGGGCGAACAGGACGTGCAGGCCGTGAAGGTGAAGCTATCAGTCTTATTGATATCTATGAAAAATTTGACATTAAAGAGATAGAAAAGCTCATTGGACAAAAGATACCAAAAGATGTCGTGGAAGGGTTTGAGCCAGATCCTAACATACGCCGTAAAGATATTGATGAGGTAAAACTCAAAGCCGAACATAAAAAAGAGGCAAAGAAGTTTGTCAAGAAACAAGCGCCAAAAGCAGTTACTGCAAAATCTTTAAAGAGTGCGAAGAAAAAGAGAAAGACAACGAAAAGAGATTAA
- a CDS encoding EAL domain-containing protein produces the protein MIATYKNYFNDLSQLNKLEFDSKKLREISIIIVPMLIGPISFVWALIYLIYGQYTAASVPILYSFISLFNLWHYKRTNNLLAVQKTQMFLVLILPFVLMWILGGFANSSYVMVWAFFAPIAAIIHEKRGEAKFWLLSFLGLMAFSVFIDPWLIAHNEHLMPKSAQEIFFFLNISASLTGIYYLLKFFVYNKNRNINAKLKAKNEQLLEYTKELQTMLYTDSLTQLKNRAALVKKKNEKEGASLILINIDRFSQVNDLFGENFGNKVLIAFSALLQKMLQSHQSCELYRLSGDEFVILSYEQDTQKLTKNIKQLIGYINEHPLEIDEQEISLNITVGISREDASQLLPTANMAIKSARRSKRNLAFYTQKLSLNDEYENNIHWIKEMRDAIKEDRILPYFQPIMDNETHTIYKYETLLRLIDRNGNAIAPDNFLEIAKKSKLYKQLTRIVIEKSFAAFKDTDYDFSINLTIDDILDKKITAMIFETLEHYDISKRVIFEIVESESIENFDKVEAFINKVKSYGCRISIDDFGTGYSNFEHLMKLQADYIKIDGSIISEIVHNKRSELITSVIVAFAKEMQIETIGEYVETKEIHDKLITLGVNKSQGYYFDRPQPDLP, from the coding sequence ATGATAGCAACGTATAAAAATTATTTTAATGATCTCTCTCAGTTAAACAAGCTTGAATTTGATTCCAAGAAGCTGCGTGAGATCTCTATCATCATTGTTCCCATGCTTATAGGTCCCATCAGTTTTGTCTGGGCACTTATCTACCTTATTTATGGCCAATATACTGCGGCATCTGTTCCTATACTATATAGTTTTATTTCACTTTTCAATCTTTGGCATTACAAGAGAACGAATAATCTGCTTGCAGTGCAAAAAACACAGATGTTTCTTGTACTGATCCTGCCGTTTGTACTGATGTGGATACTCGGAGGTTTTGCAAACAGCAGCTACGTTATGGTCTGGGCATTTTTTGCTCCTATAGCAGCCATTATTCATGAAAAACGAGGGGAGGCAAAGTTTTGGCTGCTTTCATTTTTGGGACTAATGGCTTTTTCTGTTTTTATCGATCCCTGGCTCATTGCCCATAATGAGCATCTCATGCCAAAAAGTGCACAGGAGATCTTTTTCTTTTTAAACATATCGGCATCGCTTACAGGTATCTACTATCTGCTTAAATTTTTTGTCTATAATAAAAACAGAAATATAAATGCAAAACTAAAAGCCAAAAATGAACAACTTTTAGAGTACACAAAAGAGCTCCAAACTATGCTTTACACGGATTCCCTCACGCAGTTAAAAAACAGAGCCGCATTAGTAAAGAAGAAAAATGAAAAAGAAGGGGCATCACTCATTCTTATCAATATTGACAGATTTTCCCAAGTCAATGACCTTTTTGGCGAAAACTTCGGAAACAAAGTTCTCATTGCTTTTAGTGCTCTACTGCAAAAGATGCTGCAATCACATCAAAGTTGTGAGCTTTACAGACTCAGTGGTGATGAATTTGTCATTCTTTCTTATGAGCAGGACACGCAAAAACTGACAAAGAACATTAAACAACTCATAGGTTACATTAATGAACATCCACTTGAGATTGATGAGCAGGAAATTTCACTCAACATTACCGTAGGTATCTCTCGTGAAGATGCTTCACAACTGCTTCCAACGGCCAATATGGCGATCAAATCTGCGCGCCGCAGTAAAAGAAATCTTGCTTTTTACACGCAAAAACTTTCACTCAATGACGAATATGAAAACAATATCCACTGGATTAAAGAGATGCGGGATGCTATAAAAGAAGATAGAATACTTCCCTACTTTCAACCAATTATGGATAATGAAACCCATACTATCTATAAATATGAAACTCTTCTACGCCTCATTGACAGAAATGGTAATGCCATCGCACCCGATAATTTTCTGGAAATTGCGAAAAAATCAAAACTCTATAAACAACTGACACGTATCGTTATAGAAAAAAGCTTTGCAGCTTTTAAAGATACTGACTATGATTTTTCTATCAATCTGACCATTGATGATATTCTCGACAAAAAAATAACGGCTATGATATTTGAAACACTGGAACATTATGATATTTCCAAGCGGGTTATCTTTGAAATCGTCGAAAGTGAAAGTATAGAGAACTTCGACAAAGTCGAAGCCTTTATCAATAAAGTCAAATCGTACGGCTGCAGGATATCAATAGATGACTTTGGAACCGGCTACTCGAACTTTGAGCATCTCATGAAACTACAGGCTGATTACATTAAAATTGACGGCAGTATCATCAGTGAGATCGTTCACAACAAACGCTCCGAGCTTATCACCTCCGTTATCGTGGCATTTGCAAAAGAGATGCAGATTGAAACGATTGGCGAATATGTTGAGACAAAAGAGATACACGACAAACTCATCACTCTTGGCGTCAATAAATCCCAAGGCTACTATTTCGACAGACCTCAGCCAGATTTACCGTAA
- a CDS encoding DUF2062 domain-containing protein, translated as MIRKTLKKTSSHKKLRDFIKKYKIPPEYLSTSRKMISRGVLIGLFIAFIPMPMQMAAVLLFVPFVRFNVPIALAMCWLSNPITMPPMYYMEYLTGSFLLGIQPEPVQMTLEWFKDNMGNIFIPLYFGTAMYSIFGSLAAYFLVNYLWKLSVHRDRKLNRKDR; from the coding sequence ATGATACGAAAAACACTCAAAAAAACCTCTTCACATAAAAAGCTCCGGGACTTTATAAAAAAGTACAAAATTCCGCCTGAATATCTCTCGACAAGCAGAAAGATGATCTCACGCGGTGTCCTCATCGGGCTATTTATCGCTTTTATCCCTATGCCGATGCAGATGGCAGCCGTACTTCTTTTTGTTCCATTTGTCCGTTTCAATGTCCCTATTGCCCTTGCTATGTGCTGGCTGAGCAATCCTATTACCATGCCGCCAATGTATTACATGGAATATCTCACGGGCTCTTTTCTCTTAGGCATTCAGCCAGAACCGGTTCAAATGACGCTGGAGTGGTTTAAAGACAATATGGGCAATATCTTCATACCACTCTATTTCGGCACAGCAATGTACTCCATATTCGGTTCACTTGCCGCTTATTTTCTAGTCAACTACTTATGGAAACTCTCTGTTCACCGAGACAGAAAACTTAACAGAAAAGATAGATAA
- a CDS encoding DUF1294 domain-containing protein, whose product MQKVILFYFLFINLLAFLIYGYDKFIASKTKARRISERELHTFSIIGGFLGATLAMAIFHHKISKSSFLIKHIIILFLWIAGILCYFTQVDELNFLG is encoded by the coding sequence ATGCAGAAGGTCATCCTTTTTTATTTCCTTTTTATCAATCTTCTGGCTTTTTTGATTTACGGCTACGATAAATTCATTGCTTCAAAAACAAAAGCCAGAAGGATCTCTGAGCGTGAGCTGCATACTTTTTCAATCATTGGCGGTTTTTTAGGTGCAACGCTCGCCATGGCGATTTTTCATCACAAAATCTCAAAAAGCTCTTTTCTTATCAAACACATCATCATACTTTTTCTGTGGATAGCAGGGATACTCTGCTACTTCACGCAGGTTGATGAACTTAATTTTTTAGGATAA
- the lgt gene encoding prolipoprotein diacylglyceryl transferase, with the protein MQHFVWDADPIALSLGPVHVFWYGVLFATAILAGLEFMKRVYRLEGKDENTIEPLFIYAIIGIVIGARLGHCLFYDPDYYLAHPMKIFAVWEGGLASHGGGLGVLIALYLGCKKYKIDFMWLIDRLVIPTALFGFFVRMGNFMNSEILGKPTDVPWAVVFSRVDNIPRHPAQLYEAFSYFIIFFILTFIYKKYHENLKSGFLFGLFLLLVFTVRFLVEFVKTRQADYSLGIELNTGQLLSIPFLLLGLFLVLYSLRKRA; encoded by the coding sequence ATGCAGCATTTTGTCTGGGACGCTGACCCGATAGCGCTTTCTCTTGGTCCTGTGCATGTATTTTGGTATGGTGTTTTATTTGCAACTGCCATTTTGGCAGGGTTGGAATTTATGAAGCGTGTCTATCGTTTGGAAGGCAAAGATGAAAATACAATAGAGCCGCTTTTTATCTATGCCATCATCGGGATTGTCATCGGTGCAAGACTTGGACACTGTCTTTTTTACGATCCTGATTATTATCTTGCCCACCCTATGAAAATATTTGCTGTCTGGGAAGGCGGTCTTGCTTCTCACGGCGGTGGTTTGGGTGTTTTGATTGCCCTTTATCTTGGCTGTAAAAAGTACAAGATTGACTTTATGTGGCTGATTGACAGACTCGTTATTCCTACGGCTCTTTTTGGTTTTTTTGTCCGTATGGGCAATTTTATGAACTCTGAGATCCTTGGAAAACCTACCGATGTGCCTTGGGCTGTTGTTTTTAGCCGAGTTGACAATATACCGCGTCATCCTGCACAGCTCTATGAAGCATTTTCCTATTTCATTATCTTTTTTATACTTACATTTATCTATAAAAAATATCATGAAAATCTCAAATCTGGCTTTTTATTCGGTCTCTTTTTGCTACTTGTTTTTACGGTGCGTTTTCTTGTTGAGTTTGTTAAAACAAGACAGGCAGATTATTCGCTTGGAATCGAGCTTAATACTGGACAACTGTTAAGCATTCCGTTCTTGCTTCTTGGACTCTTTTTAGTTCTCTATTCACTACGAAAAAGAGCTTGA
- a CDS encoding (Fe-S)-binding protein encodes MDKKPEDIFSFDKIADDCVKCGKCIPVCTIHRVNADEVTSPRGFIDLLGAYKRGNLELDKTAKDIFESCFLCTACVEVCPKSLPTDMIIEQARADIAQKFGIAWYKKAFFLLLRHRWLNDIAFKLGWVFQTCGFKIKADIDSMHSRFNLPMLKADRLLPSLKKTSFLNAHPENIDNGGKRKVAIFIGCLGNYNFRNIGDSLLEILEHLEIDAFLAKSQKCCSAPAYFTGDFDTVDHNAKFNIEYFEKFSDDVEAILVPEATCSAMLKIDYEHYFHDQPEWQERARKVMKKVFMATEWLQHHTELESILAKKKQNTKIVTYHDPCHAKKMQGIHEEPRNLIRQNYKIVEMSDPNACCGFGGVTMQSEKYHFAKAVGVPKAAMIKETKAEIVSAECSACRMQINASMNYAGVETVFKNPIELIADSLRD; translated from the coding sequence ATGGATAAAAAACCAGAAGATATTTTTAGTTTCGATAAAATAGCCGATGATTGTGTGAAATGCGGGAAGTGTATTCCTGTATGTACCATTCACCGTGTCAACGCCGATGAGGTGACCTCACCTCGTGGATTTATCGATCTTTTAGGTGCTTACAAGCGTGGTAATCTTGAACTCGACAAAACAGCGAAAGATATTTTTGAATCATGTTTTTTGTGTACTGCCTGTGTTGAAGTCTGTCCAAAATCACTGCCTACTGACATGATAATCGAGCAGGCACGTGCGGATATCGCTCAAAAATTCGGAATTGCATGGTATAAAAAAGCATTTTTTCTTCTGTTGCGTCACCGTTGGCTCAATGATATTGCCTTTAAACTCGGCTGGGTATTTCAGACCTGCGGATTTAAGATAAAAGCGGATATCGATTCGATGCATTCACGTTTCAATCTGCCGATGTTAAAAGCCGACAGACTGCTGCCAAGTTTGAAAAAAACCTCGTTTTTAAACGCACATCCTGAAAATATCGACAATGGCGGTAAACGTAAAGTTGCGATCTTTATCGGTTGTCTTGGAAATTATAACTTTCGTAATATCGGGGATTCTCTTTTAGAGATACTTGAGCACCTCGAGATCGATGCCTTTTTGGCAAAAAGTCAGAAGTGCTGCTCGGCACCTGCTTATTTTACGGGTGACTTTGATACGGTAGATCATAATGCCAAGTTCAACATCGAGTACTTTGAAAAATTTTCTGATGATGTTGAAGCTATCTTAGTGCCTGAAGCGACATGTTCGGCTATGCTCAAAATTGACTATGAACATTATTTTCATGACCAGCCGGAGTGGCAGGAGCGTGCACGCAAAGTGATGAAAAAGGTCTTTATGGCGACAGAGTGGCTGCAGCATCATACAGAACTTGAATCAATCTTAGCGAAGAAAAAACAAAACACAAAAATCGTCACTTATCATGATCCGTGTCATGCCAAAAAAATGCAGGGAATACATGAAGAGCCGAGAAATCTCATTCGCCAAAATTATAAAATAGTAGAGATGAGTGACCCCAATGCCTGTTGTGGATTTGGCGGGGTGACAATGCAGTCTGAGAAGTATCACTTTGCAAAAGCGGTAGGTGTGCCAAAAGCGGCAATGATCAAAGAGACAAAGGCTGAAATTGTCAGTGCGGAGTGCTCGGCCTGCCGTATGCAGATAAATGCTTCAATGAACTATGCCGGAGTAGAGACGGTTTTTAAAAACCCAATTGAGCTTATCGCTGATTCTTTGAGAGATTAG
- the hemN gene encoding oxygen-independent coproporphyrinogen III oxidase — protein MELDFAKFTKYSKPGPRYTSYPTALEFKDDFLYDDYIKKLESQDSSRPLSLYFHLPFCKNACYFCGCNVVFTSKEDKMLRYMDYLKRELAILSKHLDMNREVIQMHFGGGTPTFFSAEQLDEIITEIKKYFPNFADDAEISCEIDPRHINEDQMKVMAGHGFNRVSFGIQDFNEKVQQAVHRIQPYNVTKDAMDLARKYNMHSVNVDLIYGLPFQTLDTFKETLDLALTLNPDRFAVFNYAHVPWLKKTMRKIDETTLPRPDEKLAIMQYTIDFLTSNGYKMIGMDHFAKPDDELFKAIEKGELHRNFQGYTTKGGADLIGVGLTSIGEGVDYYAQNFKDMPSYEAAIDAGKLPFERGVMLSDDDMIRQYVIMELMSNFKLDIKRFESLFDVEFKVYFEDALRELEVFAAEDLISVSDEHIECSETGTLLIRNIAMPFDAYMQQHAGSSKTFSKTV, from the coding sequence ATGGAACTAGATTTCGCAAAATTTACAAAATACTCAAAACCGGGACCGAGATATACTTCATATCCGACAGCTTTGGAGTTTAAAGATGATTTTTTATATGATGATTATATTAAAAAGTTGGAATCTCAAGACTCTTCTCGTCCTTTAAGCCTTTATTTTCATCTTCCTTTTTGTAAAAATGCTTGTTATTTCTGCGGTTGTAATGTCGTCTTTACCTCGAAAGAAGATAAGATGCTGCGCTATATGGATTATCTTAAACGTGAGCTTGCAATTCTTTCAAAACATTTGGACATGAATCGTGAAGTTATCCAGATGCACTTTGGCGGGGGGACACCTACGTTCTTCTCTGCCGAGCAGTTGGATGAGATCATTACCGAGATAAAGAAATATTTTCCAAATTTTGCAGATGATGCAGAGATAAGCTGTGAGATAGATCCACGTCATATCAATGAAGATCAGATGAAAGTGATGGCAGGTCACGGGTTTAACCGCGTGAGCTTCGGTATTCAAGATTTTAATGAAAAAGTGCAGCAGGCGGTTCATCGTATTCAGCCCTACAACGTCACAAAAGATGCAATGGACCTTGCACGCAAGTACAACATGCACTCTGTCAATGTGGACTTGATCTACGGTCTGCCGTTTCAAACGCTTGACACCTTTAAAGAGACGCTTGATCTAGCTTTAACGCTTAACCCTGACAGATTTGCCGTATTTAATTATGCTCACGTACCATGGCTGAAAAAGACAATGCGTAAGATCGATGAAACGACACTGCCAAGACCGGACGAGAAGCTTGCTATTATGCAGTACACCATAGATTTCTTAACGTCAAATGGTTACAAGATGATTGGGATGGATCACTTTGCAAAACCTGACGATGAACTTTTCAAAGCGATTGAAAAAGGGGAGCTTCACAGAAACTTCCAGGGTTATACAACAAAAGGCGGTGCAGATCTCATCGGTGTAGGACTTACTTCTATAGGCGAGGGTGTTGATTATTATGCACAGAACTTTAAAGATATGCCTTCGTATGAAGCGGCAATAGATGCCGGCAAATTACCTTTTGAGCGCGGTGTGATGCTCAGTGATGATGATATGATCCGTCAATATGTCATTATGGAGCTTATGAGCAACTTTAAATTGGACATTAAAAGATTTGAATCTTTGTTCGATGTAGAATTTAAGGTATATTTCGAAGATGCACTGCGTGAGCTTGAAGTTTTTGCTGCAGAAGATCTTATCTCAGTATCTGATGAGCATATTGAGTGTAGCGAGACTGGAACACTACTCATTCGTAATATTGCAATGCCTTTTGATGCTTATATGCAGCAACATGCAGGCAGTTCAAAAACATTTTCAAAAACGGTATAG
- a CDS encoding ABC transporter ATP-binding protein, whose protein sequence is MIEIIKRFWPYIKEYKFYYMLVIFGGILIVISTAASAQIMKPLMDDMFIAKKKEMLYLIPFGLIGIYATKAVGKYIQTVFMEYIGQSIVTRFREILLSHIISQDMAYLYINRSGELISRVTNDIGRIQTFVANILPDLFRDVLAVIALVGYIIYLNPMLSFYTLVVVPLAIIPLMSIARRLKKYSHRAQEKNADIVTRLTEVFNNSEIIKANDTQEFELGRFREHNWQFFKINMKTVYVGALVPPLMEMLGVTGLAAVIYVGGKEVFEGRMTVGEFTAFITAVGLVFEPIRKLSGTYAKIQDALAASERVFDVLDTKPTIVDGTKILDEDIKTVEFKDVSLMYEGSYALRNVNVKINDGQKIALVGDSGGGKSTFISMLLRFYDPDEGVVKINDVDIKEYNLASLKHHIALVTQRVYIFQDSLAANVAYGEEEIDEARVIEALKLADAYEFAMALEDGIHTMMSEAGSNLSGGQRQRISIARAIYKHASLLLFDEATSALDNESEKRIQKALDAYTKDKITITIAHRLSTIEHADKILVLQQGEIVASGTYSELLESSEVFQRLAGELKE, encoded by the coding sequence TTGATAGAGATAATAAAACGATTTTGGCCTTATATAAAAGAGTATAAATTTTACTACATGCTTGTCATCTTTGGCGGTATATTGATTGTCATATCCACGGCGGCATCGGCGCAGATTATGAAGCCTCTGATGGATGATATGTTCATTGCGAAGAAAAAGGAGATGCTTTATCTCATTCCGTTCGGATTGATCGGGATCTATGCGACCAAGGCAGTCGGAAAATATATTCAGACTGTTTTTATGGAGTATATCGGACAGAGTATTGTGACGCGTTTTCGTGAGATCTTGCTTTCACACATTATCTCGCAGGATATGGCGTATCTTTACATTAATCGAAGTGGAGAGCTTATTTCACGTGTTACCAATGACATTGGGCGCATTCAGACCTTTGTAGCAAATATCTTGCCGGATCTGTTTCGTGATGTTTTGGCGGTTATTGCACTAGTAGGCTATATCATATACTTAAATCCAATGCTTTCATTTTACACTTTAGTAGTTGTGCCTTTGGCTATTATTCCGTTGATGAGCATTGCTAGGCGACTTAAAAAATATTCTCACCGAGCTCAGGAAAAAAATGCCGATATCGTTACCCGTCTGACAGAAGTTTTTAACAACTCTGAGATCATCAAAGCAAATGATACACAGGAGTTTGAGCTGGGGCGTTTTCGTGAGCATAACTGGCAGTTCTTTAAGATAAATATGAAAACGGTTTATGTCGGTGCGCTTGTTCCGCCTTTAATGGAGATGCTCGGCGTTACCGGGCTTGCAGCGGTTATCTATGTCGGCGGCAAAGAGGTCTTTGAAGGGCGAATGACAGTCGGAGAATTTACGGCATTCATTACAGCGGTAGGGCTTGTCTTCGAGCCGATTCGTAAACTCAGCGGGACATATGCAAAGATTCAGGATGCCTTAGCGGCAAGTGAGCGTGTTTTTGATGTCCTTGATACAAAACCAACTATTGTTGATGGTACAAAAATTTTGGATGAAGATATTAAAACTGTTGAGTTTAAAGATGTTTCATTGATGTATGAAGGCAGTTATGCTCTGCGTAATGTAAATGTAAAAATAAACGATGGACAAAAGATCGCGCTTGTTGGGGACAGCGGCGGTGGAAAATCTACTTTTATTTCGATGCTGCTTCGTTTTTATGATCCCGATGAAGGCGTTGTGAAGATAAATGATGTCGATATCAAAGAGTATAATCTTGCATCACTCAAACATCATATAGCACTTGTTACACAGCGGGTGTACATCTTTCAGGACTCTTTGGCTGCGAATGTCGCTTATGGCGAAGAGGAGATAGATGAAGCGAGAGTTATAGAAGCGCTGAAGCTTGCCGATGCTTATGAGTTTGCAATGGCGCTAGAAGATGGCATACATACGATGATGAGTGAGGCAGGAAGTAATCTTTCAGGCGGACAGCGCCAGCGTATATCCATCGCCCGTGCAATTTATAAACATGCATCACTGCTGCTTTTTGATGAAGCAACCTCTGCGCTTGATAACGAGAGTGAAAAACGCATACAAAAAGCGCTTGATGCCTATACAAAAGACAAAATAACTATCACGATTGCACATAGACTCTCTACTATAGAGCATGCTGACAAGATACTGGTACTGCAGCAGGGCGAGATAGTGGCAAGCGGAACATATAGTGAGCTTTTAGAGAGTTCAGAGGTATTTCAAAGGTTAGCTGGAGAGCTTAAAGAGTAG
- a CDS encoding glycosyltransferase family 9 protein: MKYPFHIIARKKISDFLNAFLAKFSRNKNLPTSLNNKEIETIVIIRPNYRIGNLIFLTPFINELQKYFPHAKIDIIVGLKLAGNILEPMPNVNRIIDIPRKMLLHPLALLSYIKQTRKTTYDLAINMSGPSTSAQIVTSLLKANNKVSFQGAKKLWTKLTHLQVRGQKHYNHMGLESLEFLRFFQIPFPNETPTLDIKLTQEEKEIAKKDFTTLFHNHNISSNKKVIAIFRNARFDKKISDNWWNEWFEALINLDNEITVIDILSPDIPKKLNSNVLKYSNKNLRVLGAFFTLCDLFISADTGPMHLAVASQAKVLALFNKTDIATYGALGTNNTTIDIEDLSAQDVAKITLKKLSNQCDPLRKI; encoded by the coding sequence ATGAAATACCCATTCCATATTATTGCCAGAAAAAAAATTTCAGATTTTCTTAATGCTTTTCTTGCTAAATTTTCTAGAAATAAAAACTTGCCTACCTCTTTGAATAATAAAGAGATTGAGACCATTGTCATTATTCGACCTAATTATCGAATAGGCAATCTTATCTTTCTGACTCCATTTATCAATGAATTGCAAAAATATTTTCCGCATGCAAAAATTGATATTATTGTGGGTCTAAAATTAGCTGGTAATATTTTAGAACCTATGCCAAATGTGAATAGGATTATAGATATACCTCGAAAAATGCTCCTCCATCCACTAGCTTTACTTTCCTACATTAAACAAACACGAAAAACAACCTATGATCTAGCAATAAATATGTCTGGACCTTCAACAAGTGCTCAAATCGTCACATCATTACTTAAAGCAAACAATAAAGTGAGTTTTCAAGGAGCAAAAAAACTATGGACAAAACTCACTCATCTGCAAGTGAGAGGTCAAAAACATTATAATCATATGGGATTAGAGAGTCTTGAGTTTTTACGTTTCTTTCAAATCCCTTTTCCAAACGAGACACCTACACTTGATATTAAATTAACACAAGAGGAAAAGGAAATAGCAAAAAAGGATTTTACGACACTTTTCCATAATCATAATATTTCATCAAATAAAAAAGTAATTGCTATTTTCAGAAATGCAAGATTTGATAAGAAAATCAGCGATAATTGGTGGAATGAATGGTTTGAAGCACTGATCAACCTTGATAATGAAATAACTGTCATTGATATACTTTCTCCAGATATTCCCAAAAAGCTAAACAGTAATGTCCTGAAATACTCTAACAAAAACCTGCGTGTACTAGGTGCATTTTTTACACTTTGTGACCTTTTTATCAGTGCTGACACTGGCCCTATGCACTTAGCTGTTGCCTCACAAGCAAAGGTGCTTGCTCTTTTTAACAAAACAGATATTGCAACGTATGGTGCCCTTGGAACGAACAACACAACTATAGATATTGAAGATCTTTCAGCTCAAGATGTAGCAAAGATCACATTAAAGAAACTCTCTAATCAATGTGATCCTTTAAGAAAGATATAA